In Pseudobdellovibrio exovorus JSS, the genomic stretch TTCAATTGAATGAAGCAGAATCAGGTTCAGATGAAGATAAAAGTGAGGACCTACTCAAATCTTAAGTGTTTGACGGATTCCCCAGAGTCGCGAAGTTCGCGTAAAGAATCAATTCCCACAGACAAGTGATTATTTACAAACTGTTCAGTTACTTTTTTATCTGACTGCTCAGTTTTAATCCCTTCCGGAATCATCGGATTGTCGCTGACAAGTAACAAAGCTCCACGGGGAATGTCATTCGCAAAACCTGCTGTAAACAGTGTTGCTGTTTCCATGTCGATTGCCATCGCACGTGTACGCACTAAATAGTCTTTGAAGTTTTCATCGTGTTCCCACACGCGGCGATTGGTGGTGTACACCGTGCCTGTCCAGTAATCTAGATTGTGCTTAATAATCATAGATGAAACTGAACGCTGCATACGGAATGAAGGCAGAGCTGGAATTTCAGGAGGCAAGTAGTCGTTGCTAGTTCCGTCTCCGCGAATGGCGGCTAAAGGAAGAATTAAATCGCCCAGTTGGTTTTTGCGTTTTAAACCACCGCATTTTCCCAAGAACAAAACAGCTTTGGGTGCGATTGCTGATAACAAATCCATAATCAATGCGGCCATGGCAGAACCAATGCCAAAATTGATTATGGTAATGTTTTCCGCTGTAGCACTTCTCATGGGGCGATCTAAGCCATTAATAGGCACGTTAAATTGTTCTGCGAACATTTCGACGTAGTTATTAAAGTTAGTTAAAAGGATGTATTCACCGAACTCATTAAGAGGCACACCCGTGTAGCGGGGAAGCCAATTTTCTACTATTTCTTCTTTGCTTTTCATCTTCACAGATTATTCTATTGTCTTAGTTGCGACAAGTGTTCTGGGTAGCTAAGAGTCACGTTCTTCTGGTGGACAAGTGTCATGATGTGTGATTAAACCAACTTATGTCGGAAAAAGAAGATTATTTTAGCTATCTTGAAAATGTTTTGGGAATCAAGACAGTCTTGATAGATCAAGCGAGTCAACAGGCCAGCAGTCAGCAGATTAAATCTCCGCTTATTTTCTTGGTTGAAGGTCTTTCCAGTTACAGCGCTGACGAAACAGAATTGCTTAACAAGATGATTGCCGCACTTAAAATTGATCTTAGCCAAGTGCAAGCGGTGGATAGTCAAATTTCAGCGTCATGCGAGGCGGAGTTCACAGTTCACTTTGTTGATCATCTGGGTGCATCTTTACCACGGATACCGACAGGTGAGACCGTGTTGGTGACACATTCTCCGCGTTTCCTATTAAAAAATGCAGCCTTCAAAAAGCAGGCGTGGGATGATTTACAAAAGGTCATTCGCTTTTTTAGTCGGCAGGCCAACTAGACCTTGGGATTGAAATAGCGGTTAGCGGCAAATATTACCTAGTCTAAAGTGTTATAAAAAATCAAAATCAAAGAGCATGCACCATGTATTTCATCTTGTGTTTCTTCTGTGTGCTACCTTTTTGTCTTTGCAGAGTTTTGCTGCAGAGACTCCTGCATTGATACGTATTCGTGTCTTGGCGGATCTTTCGACTTTCCCTGAATTGCAGCAGGTTCAATTAAAAAAAATATCTCCTCGTATATGGAGCCTGAATGGTGACTCGTTGATGATAGACGGGAAGCCTCTTGCGACCAGTAACTTAATTCACCAAAAATCCAATGGAAAATTTGATGTGATTTCACTCGTTGAGTTTAACGAGTATTTAGCCGGAGTGGTCACGGGTGAAATGCCATCGTCATGGCCGCTAGAGGCGTTGAAAGCGCAGGCTGTCGTGGCGCGCTCTTACGCGCTATCGCGAATTGCGGAAAGACAAAATCAAATTTACCATCTTGACGGCGATCATCTAGATCAGGTTTATCGTCCGCAGTCTTCGAAAAAAGCCCGTGCCGCGGTGCTGGCTACAGATGGTGTCGTTCTTAAAAAACAAACGGGTGGTATTCTGAAAGCCTATTATCATGCGGATTGTGGTGGGCACACAGTAGATGCGTCTTCGGTTTGGGGAAGTGGTGAGTATAATTCAGGGACGGCGAAAGATCCTTGGTGTGCAAGTCGTCTTTCCCATCGCTGGAGTCATGAAATGGACTTGGGTGAGTTCTCTCGTAAATTGCAAATTAAGGAACAAGAGCTGGCAACTCGAAGTTATTTTGCGCCTCAGGCCCAAGTGATTAAGATTGGTTCGCTAGTTGTGTCAGTACAGCGATTACGAGAGATGTTTGGCTTTTTTAATTTGCGCAGTTCGATAAATAAAATCGAATTAAGTGCAGACTCATCCGTTAAAATCTCAGGGCAGGGTTTCGGTCACGGAGCGGGATTGTGTCAGTGGGGAACACGAGATCAAGTTAAAGCGGGAAGAACTTACGTACAGGTTCTAAAACACTACTATCCACGTGCAAAAATCGAAAGAAATCAGACCTATTTAAGCTTTGTAAAGAGTGTTGAAGCTGTCTCGAACTGAGAGAGGTGTTAGCACTTTTCGTCCCTTGTTACAGAATAGCTAAAGATTAGACGTCTCATTCTGAGTCATACAGAATGAAGTCATAGTGATTTCAATAGGTTATAAAAAAAGAAACTTCTGGCACGGCCTTCGCTATATACATCTGTATATAAAGGAAGGTTTTATGAAAAAATTAATACTTATCACATCTATGATGGCTCTAGGATTGATGAGTGTCGGTTGCTCAAAATCCCGCTCAAACTCGACAGGTAATGTAAATACAAGTGCAATCGGCGGAGAAAATCCGGTCATTATCGATCCGAATGCAAGCAATGGGGTTCCGACCTTTTCTTCAGGTTTCACTACTGATCTAGTGACGACTTATCAAGCGATGAGTCAGTACACCAGTATCCCAGGAAACTTTGTAGGATTGAATAATCCACAAAACATTAAGATCAATTTGAACTTCGCGCATGTGGCCGATGGTCGCTACGGTGGAACTGTGACGATCAGCTACTATGATAATGGTGTTTTGCGCACAGGAACTTTTGATGCAGGTACAGGTCGCAATCCGACTTATAAAGGAATGCATGATAATAACAGTCTGCAATCTGAGTACAATTTCTGGTTCAACTTTGAAAACAAAACTGTGTACACAGGTTTCTATGAGGACTCATTTGGTGCCTTAGTTATCTCTCTTGAGCCAGAAGTGGTGTCAGGTGGGGGTAATGATGCAGAGCCTCTTAATGTAAAATATAAGGGCTCTGTGTACTTCAAAAACTTTGCCAAAGTTAAGAATAATCCGTATCGCTCGTGCTGGCATATATACGCAGGTGACAATGATTGTCGCTCGAACGTGATCCAGACTAAGTGCGGTTTGGCACCAGGTGTGGAAGCGGGTTATACACTTCTTGGAACTTTTACAAATGTTAATGTGAAGCAGGCTTTTAATATAAATTAAAATTTTAAATAAATAAGAATCATGGTATAAGTCGAAATCGGAGAAGCTTATGAAAAAGAATATCTTACTAAAAACAATCAAAGGGACGCTGTTGGCTACAGCCTTGATGATGACGCTGGCTGCGTGTGGAAATAAGAATAACAACACCACACCAATCAACGCCTACACTCAAAGTTGTGTGAACTGCGAAAATATCACAGGTTATCCATTCTTTAGTGCCCAGACACAGGCCTACAGAACACAAGGATGGAGCTACATGTCTGCGTTCACGATTGCTTGGAGCTTCTCGGGTCAAAATACGAACACAATGAATAACGGACAGAATTATAATCAATGGGCATCCCCTGCGATGAATTATTCTGGTCAAGTAAGTGCCGCGGGAACGGTTAACGTGAGCACAGCTACTAACTTAGGTTTCTGTCCACTTCCTGCTGGAACTTACACGCTGACAACACAAACTGTTGGTCAGTGGAATCAAGGTCAGGTTTCTGGATTGAAATTATTAATCACAGGTCCTGCTACATTGACAGCTGTAGTTAATCAGGCGCAAGCTTCTGATTATGGTTACGGCTACTGGGGTGGTGGTTCAAGCACTAGCTCTAGCCGCATCCAAGGTTACTTAGTGATCGAGCAAGTGAATGGTATCTACTGTCACGGTGCTCAGTTAACGATCTACTAGTAAGTAGAGTTAACTTATTACAGCTAAATTATACAGTTAAATGATCTCCGATAAAAACCCCAATAAGAAGAGCCAATCTTGTTGGGGTTTTTGCTTTTAAGCTTGTGTAAAATCGTTTTTAAATTCATTATAAATACAAATGGACCACTCACTTTGGATCGACTTCTTTGATGACTTACAGAATGTGCGCGGGCGTTCTAAAAATACCGTGATGGCCTATCGCCGTGATCTTGAGCTTTACAAAAAATTTACTGAAAAAAGTAAGCGAGTAATTGAGTTTTTTGACTTCATGAAAAAGGAAGGTCTTTCCACTCGTTCGCAGGCCCGTGTGATCAGCAGCGTAAGAACCTATTTGAAGTTCTGTGAGTCTAAAGGAATGAAGTGTCCTGACTTACGTGAACTACGTCCACCGAAAGTTAAAACGGGATTACCTAAAGCGGTGAGTGTTGAAGAGTTTGAAAAGTTATTTCGCGCCTGTGCTGTGGAGGGTGAAGCTAGAACTGCCCGTAATCAACTGACGCTTTTATTTTTGTATGGCTTAGGTTGTCGTGTAAGTGAACTGATTGGTTTAAGCTTACATGATTTTTCTCCGACTGAAAGATGGGTGAAGGTTT encodes the following:
- a CDS encoding SpoIID/LytB domain-containing protein, translated to MHHVFHLVFLLCATFLSLQSFAAETPALIRIRVLADLSTFPELQQVQLKKISPRIWSLNGDSLMIDGKPLATSNLIHQKSNGKFDVISLVEFNEYLAGVVTGEMPSSWPLEALKAQAVVARSYALSRIAERQNQIYHLDGDHLDQVYRPQSSKKARAAVLATDGVVLKKQTGGILKAYYHADCGGHTVDASSVWGSGEYNSGTAKDPWCASRLSHRWSHEMDLGEFSRKLQIKEQELATRSYFAPQAQVIKIGSLVVSVQRLREMFGFFNLRSSINKIELSADSSVKISGQGFGHGAGLCQWGTRDQVKAGRTYVQVLKHYYPRAKIERNQTYLSFVKSVEAVSN
- a CDS encoding AMP nucleosidase, coding for MKSKEEIVENWLPRYTGVPLNEFGEYILLTNFNNYVEMFAEQFNVPINGLDRPMRSATAENITIINFGIGSAMAALIMDLLSAIAPKAVLFLGKCGGLKRKNQLGDLILPLAAIRGDGTSNDYLPPEIPALPSFRMQRSVSSMIIKHNLDYWTGTVYTTNRRVWEHDENFKDYLVRTRAMAIDMETATLFTAGFANDIPRGALLLVSDNPMIPEGIKTEQSDKKVTEQFVNNHLSVGIDSLRELRDSGESVKHLRFE
- a CDS encoding tyrosine-type recombinase/integrase gives rise to the protein MDHSLWIDFFDDLQNVRGRSKNTVMAYRRDLELYKKFTEKSKRVIEFFDFMKKEGLSTRSQARVISSVRTYLKFCESKGMKCPDLRELRPPKVKTGLPKAVSVEEFEKLFRACAVEGEARTARNQLTLLFLYGLGCRVSELIGLSLHDFSPTERWVKVLGKGSKERLIPLTDTLYNALEEYLKNHRSELMMDNKSNAALLLNDRGHRPSRVDIWRWLASWSAKAGFDEPVHPHRFRHGCATALLEGGADLRSIQVMLGHASIQTTQVYTAVTTNTATKAIDEHHPLSKIKDFSG